The genome window CTGCTTGGGCGATGATACCCTTTGGGGTGCATTGAAAGTTGACTAATTGAACACAATCTTTAAAACCGTCAAtgattcttttaaataaactGGCTTCTTCGAACTTAGCTTCTAGcattttgtatatatttattattgatgtGCTTCTGtatattttaagaataCTTTAAGAATTTTAGAGATTAAACTCTtccaataatataataaaaaaagatgtGGTTCTTAAATGgaattataaaattattttttgtacTATACCactacatatatatatcataactgatgatgttaaaaaaaatgtttcaaaaaacGCCAAACTATGTTTCGTGTTTATGAAAAAACGCGTTAAATTGAATATGCTTAGACCGTTCATTGTAAATAAGTACAATTACTGGAGATTTAGTGTCCAAGGTCTATTCAATAATCTTGGATTTAGTACATATATACTTTAAGTTatgttaaaataaaatagattaATAATACATTTTCAGGTAAAAAAGTAAATTATAAAAGCAattgatataaaaaaaattattcaatctaataatatataatgaatgTTATTTAATCTTGTGAAACTTCCCACCTTCtcaaaaaacaaaatagaTACTGAGATCAAAATTCGCAAGATAAAATGATGGATGATTGTTACTTCACTTTAATTTACGCCTTGGTAGCGTTGTATAGCTCTTTTTCCGATTCGTATCTCTTCTTATCAGCTTGAGCTTTTGCTTCAAAAGGACCCTTATCCTCATCAGTTAAAGCTCTCCATTTTTCACCTAATAATCTACCAATTTGACCAAAGGAAACATCTGGGTTTTCAGCTCTAACGATATCTCTAGTTTCGTTAGCGAAGAACATGTAGGCAGACATGGCTCTCTTTGGAGCATTTGGATCCTTCTTTCTTCTATGGGTTCTCTTCTTAATTTCTCTTGGACCAGCCATTGCAGTtctgtatatatttttattagagtaatattgatttagtTCTAGTTATATTGACAAACTTAGAAATAACTAAGATAAAgtattataaaatgaataacAATTAACCGTGAACCATAATTGTACTAAGAGCACTAATGGAATATAGTAATAGTATGAATATCAcatttatttgtatatttatagtGTGAGTTACACTATAGAGTTCATTGTTTGTTGATTTATTGTGTATTAAAAAGTTCGCGTTTCGGAATGAAATCTCTAAAGTGTGCAACCGTTTCTGTGCCGGGTAAACCAATCTATGAATATTCTATACCTTAAGTTATTCATTGTTTAGTTGTTTAAGATGTACTGATTCGctttgttatttttacatTCATGCATCTTCATgcataatatatatatatatatatatatatatacttactcctcttcttgttcttcatcaggattttcttcttcgtcTCCCGAATCAAGTGTCTTGTTCGTTGTGATTCTGATCAAACCTCTTTTCGCATCTCTTAATAACGATGGTATTAATATACCTTCTTCTTGTATTCCACCGATTTCTTTGCTCCAACTATAAATACGTTCTTTGATTCTGTTTGCTTTGATCAGGTAGTTTCTTATTTTGGACAAGTTTCTAATGAATTCTTGGTTTCTTTGTAATGCAATTTGCGATAATTGTCTTGATGTTTCCAACTCTTCATGGATTTTGGCCATGTTTTGTTCATGGTTTGGAAACTCTTTTGTTAAGTAAGATAACGAGTATGACGATATAATATCCGTGTTGTTTTGGGCATCTTTCTTTGAATTCTTAGGGTCCAATTCTTCGTCGAATTTAGTTAGTACATCGACTTTCGGTATGGCAAAAAATGGATCTTCATCTTCGTGGTCCTCTTGTCTTCCCTCTTTAAAATCAACTGGgttgttgtttttattGTCATTACTGTCTTCCTCATCCTCATTGATAGTCGTGTTGTTGGCTGTACTATTTTCTGGATCGTTTTCATTATCACTCTCTTCGAGTAATAATTTATGGTcataatcttttaaattcaaattagACTGATGTAAAGGATCTACTAAATTACCCAACAATACctctaataattttgtgTACTTGTTAACAGAATCTTGCTCTTTCTCAACCATCAATATTGTCTGTAAAGCTAATTCTTTCAGAATTTTGGATTTATACACATGTGATATGGAATCCTTAGTAGATATATCACTCAAAGATGAAATAGGACTCAAAGTCTTAGAAATATCCAccaatttattcaaattatattcatcatcatcatcatcttcatcctCATCGCCAAGTTTTATAGTGTTTGGCCCTTTCACGTCAAGTGAATCAAGTGGTGGTATATTAAACCTCATTCTCTTCCTTTGTAAAAGATTATGCTCTGAACCATTATAAAAGATGCattcttcatcaattggtttcgtattattaatattagtCCTTGTAACCAACTCACTCTTCTGcaataatttattaccCCTATTGCTAGTAATCCCATTTGTCTCGGGATATACTATTTTACCATCAATGGATCTTTTAAGGAGTGGGTAGTTCCCACACTTCTCTCTTATTAGTTTTTGAGAAAACTTCTTTATGTATAGTTGTTCATCTGCAGAGTCCTCCTCTAgttgctgctgctgctttTGTGTTTCCACAACGGTATCCTCATTCATAGCAATTAATCTTTATCAATTCAAGAACACTGTAAAATTCAATCGCTGATATGTCTGTCTCCGCTCTCTTCAAATAGTTTACAACAAAAATCAACCACAATGTAACCAGTTAACAAGTACCCGATATATATTAGCGTCATCATcaagaaattttattacaaattaGAACCAGACTAGACATCAAGAGTATAAGTTTGATTCATTATAACTTATACTCAAGTTCactttcattatttataagaTTTAACGACTTCATATTTTAGCTGTTGCTCCTACAAGGGAAAAAAGTAGCACGTGACTGACAGTAGTGCTTGTCATTGCGTAAGAATGGGGGTCCTCGCAAGTGTCAGTAATGCAATGATAATGCCAATGATGATTCAAGAGTGGTTCAATCATGGTGGCACATTTTACATTATATGAAGTGCTTACACTTTTGATTATAAATGGTGTTTGGTATTGAAGGAACACATGGAACTCTTTCGTTGGGTATCACGGATACGTGTGCCGTTAAGTATGGGCATAAATTTTTTGCGTCACAAATTAGCTAGAACTTGTTATGAGTGATGCCATACTTGTAAAACCAATAAGCAAACAAACATAAACATTTATTTAgctatataaatattattagtatttATCTGGAGaatgtttttttgtatCAACGTTGGATTAGAACAGAAGATAACAGGCTGTTTCATGTAAGATGAACAATCTAATTGGCGATGGGGCTAGAGGGTCTATAAACAACTACTTCTATAAGACTAAACTGGAGCTTCCATTATAcgatattaaaaattcgAAGAAGCCTACTGAGCAAATCGAAGGTCCTAGGGTTCCAAGGACAATACATGAAAGTTCAAAAGTTAGCTTGCCTCAAAGATACGAAGTGGTTCAAGTTTTAGGAAAGGGTTCATATGGAATAGTTTGCTCAGTTAGGGACCTGAATAGCAATACAAACAATGCCTTATTGGCAGTTAAGAAGataacaaatattttttataaggagattttaataaagagGGCCATCCGAGAATTgaaattcatcaaatattttagagGACATAAGAATATCGTTAGTCTTCTGGATGTCGATATCGTATTAGATGCCCCGTATGATGGACTATATTGTTATCAAGAACTTATTGACTATGACCTGGCAAAAGTTGTCCATTCTTCTGTGCTGCTGACGGAGTTTCATATCAAgtatttcttttatcaGATCTTGTGTGGTCTCAAGTATATCCACTCCGCAGATGTACTTCATAGAGACTTGAAACCGGGAAATATACTATGTACACTAAACGGGACGTTAAAGATATGCGATTTTGGCTTAGCAAGAGGAATATCACAAACTGTTCTACAGAAAGCTAACAGACAAAATTCGACAAACGAACCAGTTCAGTATTACAATCTGGATATAACGAACTATGTGGCCACTAGATGGTACAGAGCTCCAGAATTGATACTGTCGCACAACGAGTACGATAAGTCTATAGATATTTGGTCGTGTGGATGCATTCTTGCCGAATTCTATGGTCGAAAACCCGTGTTCATGGGGAAAGACGCCATGCATCAAATATTcgaaattattaaagtaATTGGGTCTCCATCCAAAGAGTTATTAGAAACATATGGCTCGTCGAAATCTTGGACAGTGTACAATTCGAATATGATCAActataaaaagaaagagtGGTCTGAAGTTTATCCACATGCAACCGCCCAAGCCACTGATCTAATggaaaatttaatgaaatggGTTTCAAAAGACAGGTACACAGTAGAGGAAGCAATTGAACACCCGTTTTTATCAGACGTGAGAAACAAAGATGACGAACCCATTTGTCCTTATGGAGAATTCGATTTTTTATACGAGTACGAGTTGCATTCGATGCAAGATCTAAGGAATTATCTTGTTAATGAAGTCAACACCTTCAAGtcagaaaagaaaataatattcaataaatccCACTCTAGATCACAAATgacaatttaaataaataaaaaatatataatttagaaCAATAAACTTTCGACACAAAGTATCACTTTACTGGAGTTAGCCCTATGGTTAAAATAAACGACTAAAGTTCATGTATCGAATACCATAAATCTGAAATAGTTTGCTGCAAGACAAGTTAGTATGGGAATTGGTTTGGATGGAAAACCAATCTAATATATAAGGTCACTTCATCTTGAATTTGTCTTGTGGCTTTATAAGTGACCATCCTTTGCTCATCGTTCAAATATGGAATATCGCTTAAATATTTAGCGGAGTCGGGTAATGAGGTGTGGCactgaaataaataaaggTTTAAGATTCTGATCGTACTCAGATTTGAAATGATATTATCTGTTACAATTATTAACTTCAATATTTAGAATAAATCATGATTTGATGTATAAGTAATTGAGTTAGATAATCTAATTAGAGATATATGATAacataattattaattccCTGAAAGTTTATTGCATTTCGATACTATAAGCTCCAGAAACTGAGATCGAAAAGTTAGCTTTTTCATTGAGCAAAAAAATAGGAGAACACTACTGTGGTGTGTTTTTTATTgacattttttattgtttagAGATTTAGTtggataaattaaaaaaacacaTACGTATACTTATAATGGATAATTTGGCAGTACAATCGAGGCAAGGGAGGACCAGAGCGCTATCGGTCAATACTTATGATGAGCAACAGCGGAATTCGATGTCAAATTCTTTAGATAAGTTAGAAATGGATCTTTCTTTAATTCAATCACAATGGAACAGAATTATTACTGATGATTCTAACCCACTTGAACTGGCATTGAAGTTTTTGGATGACACTTCTGTTGGTTTGGGGCATCGTTTCGATGAGTTTAAccaattgaaagaaaaaattggatATGACTTACAAAATGCAGTAAATGAACATTATCAAGTTTTCAACACTAACATAGCTTCATATTCAATTGCTGTCAATTCGATTGCGAATGCTCagaataatattgaaaatatcgAAAATTCTGTTAAAGAAgcaaatttgaaaattaacCAAGATAAAGGTTCACTACAAGAACTAAATGAATCTACAATGTCTTACACCAAAATGATAGATACAATTTCTGctattgaagaaattattagttTACCAGAAAAAATGGAGGATTTCataagaaaagaagaatatagAGAGGCTCAAAAACTATTAAAACGTGCAATGTTTTTGTCAAATACGCATTCTCTTTGgtcaatatcatcattgACACcaataaaacaacaaaTAGACTTAGCTGAGcataatttatttcaaaatatgataGATGAACTACATGacattatatattcaaaaaaaagtGCGTCTACTTTcgataatgaaattttagaGAAAATCCATACATCAAAGTCAGATTTTACTAGTACGGagaattatttatacaCAATTGTGAGTATTGATATTGACCAACAATCtgaaaatatgaatattaaaCTAAAGAActttttagaaaatattaaaaacttaaaacctacaaaattaaattcagTATACATTGAAGAAGGCACTGATTACGATAGaatcttcaatttattaatcTTAATAAACTCCTTAGATAAACTTCCTTTAGCTTTAAGAATATTGGTTGATAGAGCAACTAAAGAGCTACATGACATTGTCATCCAGAGCAGTGAAGAAATACGTTCGAGATATCCTTCGTTAATGAAAATTGGTGGCGCTACATTAGATAGTAATTTCGGCATGTCAATGAGAAATCCAATATCTATTATTATGCGTGAGTGGTTCTGGAAGATATTTGTCAAAATTCTTTTAGCAGTTCAAAGGCATAGAGTGATTTTTGAATCTGTCTCTGTATTTCAACAATTGTTTAACCTTCATATTTCATATAGGTTTGGTGatatttggaaaaaatGTTTAATAGAAGTGagattattattgaataagtATTTGAATGATACAACAATGGATAAAAAGGCAATTTTGCACAGAAGAGATACCAGCCTGGCCAAACCGATCTCAACAGAACACATTTTTACCCTACAAAGTAATCTTCATGACAATTCAATTGCAAAAAATCATACAGCTGCTTTGAAGACATTGTTACAGGATATATTTCCTGGTTTCTCTGTTCCaggaaatattaatttatcatcaatttatgttgaagaagagtcatatgaagaagaagaagcatTGATTCAACCTACTGTATTTAACATGAGGCTAGCTCTTGAACCCGTCCTGTTGTTTATTCAAGCTACATCTAATATAATTCCATCTGGCCTTTCAGAAGTAACGAAACCATCAATGTCCTTTTTATCTGAATATATGAAAAAAGTTTTCATTCCAAAGTTCGAGTCCACATTATATGTCATTTATGATAGCAAtgtattttcaaataatccTTATGCGTTTGAGTCGAATAATGAGAACAAGAATGTACTAAAGTCAGTGAATGACTTTTATACTCTATTTTGCAATACCCTTACTGTCATGAACACCACATACACTTTCAGAGCAAACATATGTTCtgttattataaatatattagagaagttccaaatatattatgaaAAGTTATTTCAAACTTTACTGGGTGttacaaatgaaaattataCAAGGAAGTTACTCGGAATTTGGATGAATGACGAAGCTTTAATGGGAAcagaatttgaatatttaaaacataACGTTTCATTAAATGTGAACGAAGCAAAATTGTTGTTCAGGCATTGTTCTCAATTCTATTACAAGGGTAATGGTTTGAAAAaagatgatatatttaataatattgatttagaTATCGTGTTGCATTTCTATAATTCATTAGAATGGGCATTAAAATGGTTCAGCGAATTAAGAAAAACAGTCGACTCTTCTGTGACTGTATTAGATGAAAATTCAAACGCAAATGATGTCAGATTAATGTGGTCGTTATACGATTGTGATGAACTTTCACAAGTTGttaaaacaacaaaattgAGACTATCTATGGATGTTGAATCTGTTAAGAAATTTGATTCCATAACCGAAAAGATAGAAAACTTAAAATATCGTGTTCTAACTTCTTTAAGATTTGATTTAAGAGCTAGGgttatctttaatattgGCAAAATGTTCAAGAATAACTATAATTGGAGCCCTGATGTCGGTAGTACAGAATTAGAATCTAGTATTGGTAACCTGATTTCCGACATCAGAATGCATGATAATAAACTCAAGTCTAATTTGGATGAAAAGATTAGAAATCAAGTTGGTTCGGGTATTGATATTGTAATTAATTATGCTTTCATCTCAGGTGCAACTTCgataaaatcaattaatacAAACGGTATCAAAAAGATCAACAGAAATATTACCTATCTACAAAATGTCTGTAGAAACGTCATTGAGGATTCAAATTCTATTAACATGAATGATTCACTAAATTTTTACACTGCATGTGGATTATCTGAATTacaattcttcaaaaaacTAGAAGACAATGAATTGAGTTTCTGTACCAAGtatgatttgaaaaatatcatcagaTTGATCTACGGTGATGATGCTATACCAGCAACTAGAAAACAAAGAGATACTAACACGCATGTTAGAGCTACATCAATGTCTGGTAACAAAAGATACAACGAAgcaattcaaaaaatcaataCAATGACTTCGGATAACGAagaatagaaaataatCGTATAGTATTTACAAATTAATAGTATTTATAGATTTATGTAGTATTTCGAATACCATgtgtttattattacacCAATTGTGGACAGTTCTTCCTTTGATATACTTAACCGAATAAGAAAGATAGCATTCAAAAAAAGTCTTATAGAAAtcataaaattgaaagctttaaatatttatgaaAACGAATGggaaattattgaaaagaaaggtTATAACAGCATTTTCTTCTATGATATTTAGGATACTTataatagatatattaatgaacCAAATTCATATGACCTGATTACGTTAAAAAACTTTGTTTCTGTTATGTAGTTAAATATGCAAGAAAGTtccattaattttattgaaaccCACAATGATGGTGAAGCTCTAGAAATATACAGTATCCACTCTATTGATTCCGAAAAGAGTAATGAAAGCAAAGGTCTTGAGCAAAATGGTGATTTAAGAAAGGATAACCAAATTGGTGCAGGAGGGGAAAGTTctcttattattattgaaaataattcacTTGAAATAGACGTCCcattttttgaagatgatgctaataaaagaaattcgTCACAAGAAGGCAAACAAACAACTCGAGGTAAGACTCAGTTAATTGAGTCACGAACAATtcttgataaaatattgtcAAGTGACTCTATCTCATCAGCAAATGACAGCAGTCTTGCAAATTTTTACGgcaatgataataaaataaccTCCCTGGTAAACCGCTGGAGGTCAACTAAAGAACCTTCGTTAAGTCAAAATAAACAACATCCAGAAGAAATTGCCAATTCATCTACTAAAAATTCACAAAATATTCTGAAAACCTTTCCTATATCCTCACCAATCCAGCATTCACAAGGAGATTCACAAGATAACCAATCGGTGAATGAGTTTGTAGAAAACATTTCCCCAAATAAGAAACAGTTATTTGTGCCATTGGATACTACAAGTATAGAGGATATTCATGATTTGgaattttctaaaatattaaatactTCAACTTCAAATGCAGTCTTATCAACACCGCTTAAAGTATCCAATAAAGATACAATCATAAAGTTTCCAGCAGCCAATGTAGATTTAATCACGGGTCCACAAAAGGAGAATCTCAATCAAACCATCAAAAGGAAatcattagaaaataattatgaccagttaaaatattatatcagCAGAGGTAAAGAATATGACCCAGATGATTCTAAATTCTTAATAAGCAAGCACATGagagaaaataaaaaagcaTTCAAGGAAGTAAATCAGAATTACAGAGATAATATAGATGCTAGATCTACTTTAATAGTTGAGATGTCATCAAACCTAATTAGACTTTTATCTAGCAAAATGGATAATTTCTCCGATCACATTAAACCATCTACGCTTCAGTCTAGTtctaatgataataatgagCTGATTAGGTTTCTAAGACGATCGAATAGTGAATATGATTTTAGGAATGACGTTTATTATCCAGCGGACTTCAAAAtagttgaagaaaatatatatctattataCTACGATgcatttgaattttttaaacaataCAGTCATAATAAATCTGCATTATTCCACCAAATAAAGGAATACACAAAAGCTGGAAAACATGTCCTCTTAACCCTCTATAATctgaagaatttaaaaaaagcCATTCAAACGGTGGAGAATAATGATTATATCACTAAAGTTCAAAATCAACTTACTGGATCCCCTTCCAAgcaaaacaaaagaaagagaatGAAAGTAATTGAAGACCTTCATATGTCATCTACATCAATAGAAAAAAGACTTCGGTATATTGATCGACTATGGGGTGTTAAGGTTCATACGGTAAACTCACATCTAGAATTTATTAACTCTTTACCAAATCTGCTTTCATTAGTAGGGAAACAATATAATGATTCGGCgataaaatatatgaaatatGCCTATTTGCATGTTAAATCagctaaaaataaagaagatgtGTTAACGAAAATCATTCATCAAGTTGGAAGAGTTCCAGAATTAAAAGCAGAGAATATCACCAGAGCATATCCCACCTTCCAACAATTACTAAAAGACTTTGATGGAGGTAAATTGAGATCTGGTTCTGATGGAAAATATCTCATGacagaaaaaattgaaagccggttatataaattgtttACAAGTGATGATCCTAATgaaacaatataatattgttttcacTTTCTATACTATCACTTACATATtctataaatattgaaacattcaaattaattaaattacgTACTAATTACCTGTTCCTACCTTTTTTGACGTTTAATGAATTGCACTTTACAAAAGGTACTgttttaaatgattatGATTTGTTAATAagattatcaatattatgcatactattattattatcataataataaagtaagttcaaaattgaaaatatttaattcaataCATGCTTTACAGTTAGATAATCATCTTCATTCAGCCTATCTTTGTACTCTGTTATGATTGTGAATCCttcattcaattttgaTAGTTCAGATTCACTAAATGTTATCTTTGCGGAAATCAATTGGCttaagaaatttaaaattctatctattaaattcaaatcagTTTCATTCTTTAAACAAATGATGGTGGtctcaataatattttcctCTCTTAATTGATCTATTAGTTTACTATCAATTTTAACTGATGTCAAAAATGCAGCTAACAATGCGATAGTTCTCATCTTTAGTTTTGGAGTTGATGATTTTTCACTTAAAATTGGAGCAACGATATCCAGTCCTTTAGcttcataaaattttttagcATTAGTTTCGTTGTTTCTAATTAAGTTCGAGAGTGCGTAAAGAGCCTTTACTCTGACATTAAAATGCTGATGGTTCCTTTCAGATGCCAAGGcgattaatttttcaaggCCAGCATCAtacttaataaaattatcttgTGCACtaacattattttgaaCTGCAGTTCCTACTATAGACAAAGCAGCAGCTCTCATGTCCGCCTCTTCATGTTCTAAAATGCCAATTATTGGTTCCCACATTTTCATGTTTTCTATATTATTAGCATTATCTatgttttcaattaataGTTCAAAATTATCCATAGCTATCATCTTGTGCTCTAATTCAGCTTCTTCATTAGCAATTACTTGCAAAGATTCCTTCATTAAAGTTGCATCATCTGGACCAGCACCACCAAACAGCTGTTGCAGTAATCTAGGGTCTGGTTGTCCAGCCCTTGCGATTGCATCTTTGTCACCTTGTGCATTTGCAATTGACCAATGTAACAATTTCTCCATTTTGTATTGTACTCTTTATATAACtgtttaatatatatatggatGTAAAGTTACCAATATAATACGAACACCTGTTGATTTGCAGTGTACTTTGATATTCTCGATATCAATATTTGCTAAATACCTTTCATAATATATGCTAatcataatattatttatatttatatatatatattatcagTAGTAATACTAATGTAAAcgatttttgaaatatttcgATGAGCTCCGGAACATTCTGGAAAATATTTAGCGATGAACATTGATGATCGAAATCCATATACTCAATAGTACAAGTTGATTACAAGAGAACAGAGAAGGTATATGTTCGAAAGAAGAATTCTGTCAAGAGACTTCATTCAAAGCATATAATCATTTAATTATGAAGGTTTTTTTTGTTGCATATAGGTTATTTATAGGGAGGGGAAGCTTTCCAGCAGGAAGGATATTCCAATATCAACGTGGTTAAActtatatttcattaattatatcaatGAGTGATAAGTCAAGTCAGAGAATTGATCCTGTATTTGGACAATCAAGAGCTTTTGCCTTAAACGATCCTTTGGTGAATCCAGATATATTGAAGTACTTGGAAGGAGTGAAGGAAGAAGCGATTAGATCGACATTTGAAACGTATTCGGAGAAGAAACCTCGGAATGATGAAGTAAAACATATAGCATCGATGTATGATGATGATGGAGATTCCTACAATTCTGAAGTCAAATATGCTGGCACGGAGGTTTATAAACAAGAACTACGATTCCCTGAAAGACATTCTTATTTGACGAAATACCCTGAaagtttaataaaatttcagaGGAATATGCCAAAATGGGTGAAGTGGTTTAAACGTTGTAAAATAGAGCTGAGAGATACTGGTTACGTGTTTGAAGGTTACGATAACTCAACTATGGAATTGATCTTGTATCATCTAcaagaatatttgaatattaaaagaaaaaaaggGTTTCCCTTACActtgtttaatattttgaaagatGTCACTAATGATGTTGAAGAAAAGGATAAAATGACAATAGATAGTGAATGGTTAGAAACGATATTTAATGTCCTTAAATCGAGACGGTTGAAAGGAATTGCGGATGTAATAGCTGTTATTTCGGAAATGCATTCATTCACTCCAATGGGATTTAAACAATGGTATGcttatataattaaaaatgagCCTTCGCATTCAATATTTgtgaatattataaataatcGGAACATGTGGATCTTGTTACAGTATATGACTAAAACATGGGTGAAAACTATCAATTTGAATAAGAAGCCTACAGAATCAAAGAGGTTATCACAATggttaatatatatgttattGCATTTACCTGAACATTTAACGGCAGAGTACATCAGTGAGTTAAGATCTCTTGCTAAAAAGTGTCGCGATATCATTCTAACGAATATAACAGATACTAATGAAGCCACTAAAGAATCCAACGTTCTACCCTATTATACTCaagaattaattgatatGGGTTTGGCATTTGGCGATGACGGCACACCAACTATAATAGAGCTGACTTTATCTGTCGTTTCCGAAATATATGGCCAAAGGGACCTAACGAACTGGGAAAATatgtaataaataaatgaataaatgaatatagCACagtaatataattttatgttTAATGAAGTTCCACTACAGTCATTTGGTAACTACttcataataaataattaaatgcctgtcattttttttcactaATACTACGGTTTATAGTGAgatgaaatttttcagtgTCTcgaaaatattgaaattctATTGATGACTCTTGTCGAGATAGAATCTACATCTTAATGGAAATTGAGATGATTAATTACCAATTGTAACTGCGGAggttatataataatgttgTTAAGTTATAGTTTATTTAGTTCGACTTTCTTAAAAGATCACCATCCCATTACGCTTGACTTCTTGTTCAAGGAAACTGAAGAAAGTGAACAgtaca of Tetrapisispora phaffii CBS 4417 chromosome 13, complete genome contains these proteins:
- the TPHA0M01480 gene encoding non-histone chromosomal protein 6 (similar to Saccharomyces cerevisiae NHP6B (YBR089C-A) and NHP6A (YPR052C); ancestral locus Anc_3.333), yielding MAGPREIKKRTHRRKKDPNAPKRAMSAYMFFANETRDIVRAENPDVSFGQIGRLLGEKWRALTDEDKGPFEAKAQADKKRYESEKELYNATKA
- the RXT2 gene encoding Rxt2p (similar to Saccharomyces cerevisiae RXT2 (YBR095C); ancestral locus Anc_3.336) gives rise to the protein MNEDTVVETQKQQQQLEEDSADEQLYIKKFSQKLIREKCGNYPLLKRSIDGKIVYPETNGITSNRGNKLLQKSELVTRTNINNTKPIDEECIFYNGSEHNLLQRKRMRFNIPPLDSLDVKGPNTIKLGDEDEDDDDDEYNLNKLVDISKTLSPISSLSDISTKDSISHVYKSKILKELALQTILMVEKEQDSVNKYTKLLEVLLGNLVDPLHQSNLNLKDYDHKLLLEESDNENDPENSTANNTTINEDEEDSNDNKNNNPVDFKEGRQEDHEDEDPFFAIPKVDVLTKFDEELDPKNSKKDAQNNTDIISSYSLSYLTKEFPNHEQNMAKIHEELETSRQLSQIALQRNQEFIRNLSKIRNYLIKANRIKERIYSWSKEIGGIQEEGILIPSLLRDAKRGLIRITTNKTLDSGDEEENPDEEQEEE
- the SMK1 gene encoding mitogen-activated protein kinase SMK1 (similar to Saccharomyces cerevisiae SMK1 (YPR054W); ancestral locus Anc_3.338) — protein: MNNLIGDGARGSINNYFYKTKLELPLYDIKNSKKPTEQIEGPRVPRTIHESSKVSLPQRYEVVQVLGKGSYGIVCSVRDLNSNTNNALLAVKKITNIFYKEILIKRAIRELKFIKYFRGHKNIVSLLDVDIVLDAPYDGLYCYQELIDYDLAKVVHSSVLLTEFHIKYFFYQILCGLKYIHSADVLHRDLKPGNILCTLNGTLKICDFGLARGISQTVLQKANRQNSTNEPVQYYNLDITNYVATRWYRAPELILSHNEYDKSIDIWSCGCILAEFYGRKPVFMGKDAMHQIFEIIKVIGSPSKELLETYGSSKSWTVYNSNMINYKKKEWSEVYPHATAQATDLMENLMKWVSKDRYTVEEAIEHPFLSDVRNKDDEPICPYGEFDFLYEYELHSMQDLRNYLVNEVNTFKSEKKIIFNKSHSRSQMTI
- the SEC8 gene encoding exocyst subunit SEC8 (similar to Saccharomyces cerevisiae SEC8 (YPR055W); ancestral locus Anc_3.340), with the protein product MDNLAVQSRQGRTRALSVNTYDEQQRNSMSNSLDKLEMDLSLIQSQWNRIITDDSNPLELALKFLDDTSVGLGHRFDEFNQLKEKIGYDLQNAVNEHYQVFNTNIASYSIAVNSIANAQNNIENIENSVKEANLKINQDKGSLQELNESTMSYTKMIDTISAIEEIISLPEKMEDFIRKEEYREAQKLLKRAMFLSNTHSLWSISSLTPIKQQIDLAEHNLFQNMIDELHDIIYSKKSASTFDNEILEKIHTSKSDFTSTENYLYTIVSIDIDQQSENMNIKLKNFLENIKNLKPTKLNSVYIEEGTDYDRIFNLLILINSLDKLPLALRILVDRATKELHDIVIQSSEEIRSRYPSLMKIGGATLDSNFGMSMRNPISIIMREWFWKIFVKILLAVQRHRVIFESVSVFQQLFNLHISYRFGDIWKKCLIEVRLLLNKYLNDTTMDKKAILHRRDTSLAKPISTEHIFTLQSNLHDNSIAKNHTAALKTLLQDIFPGFSVPGNINLSSIYVEEESYEEEEALIQPTVFNMRLALEPVLLFIQATSNIIPSGLSEVTKPSMSFLSEYMKKVFIPKFESTLYVIYDSNVFSNNPYAFESNNENKNVLKSVNDFYTLFCNTLTVMNTTYTFRANICSVIINILEKFQIYYEKLFQTLLGVTNENYTRKLLGIWMNDEALMGTEFEYLKHNVSLNVNEAKLLFRHCSQFYYKGNGLKKDDIFNNIDLDIVLHFYNSLEWALKWFSELRKTVDSSVTVLDENSNANDVRLMWSLYDCDELSQVVKTTKLRLSMDVESVKKFDSITEKIENLKYRVLTSLRFDLRARVIFNIGKMFKNNYNWSPDVGSTELESSIGNLISDIRMHDNKLKSNLDEKIRNQVGSGIDIVINYAFISGATSIKSINTNGIKKINRNITYLQNVCRNVIEDSNSINMNDSLNFYTACGLSELQFFKKLEDNELSFCTKYDLKNIIRLIYGDDAIPATRKQRDTNTHVRATSMSGNKRYNEAIQKINTMTSDNEE